CAGCCGGATGTCTCCGGCCTCGTCCCGCAGCCGGGGATTGGTCAACGCTTCCAACTCGAGGACCGCTTCCAGGTCCTGCGGTCCGGCCACTCGTTCGAAGACGGCAATCGTCGGGAATCGACTGGGAAGAACGCGCCAGGACGGTCTCCACGCAATGCGGGCGACCGGTGGCGTCACGCCCAGCCGCCGCACTCCGCGTCGACGTACTGCCGAACGAGGAAAAGGGTCCGCGACCTGCCCGGACA
This genomic interval from Acidobacteriota bacterium contains the following:
- a CDS encoding DUF2384 domain-containing protein, encoding MPDEDAADEWVKRPNAAPPFGGRSALDRMMSGQVADPFPRSAVRRRGVRRLGVTPPVARIAWRPSWRVLPSRFPTIAVFERVAGPQDLEAVLELEALTNPRLRDEAGDIRLVPTEDRVWMTCDHHTDAATFPRRSAWDRHDMQGEVLPGPQARTATSPVRRD